The following are encoded together in the Daucus carota subsp. sativus chromosome 5, DH1 v3.0, whole genome shotgun sequence genome:
- the LOC108221784 gene encoding leucine-rich repeat receptor-like serine/threonine-protein kinase At2g14510, with product MEKAKWIFLAFLAMQLLSSFSQEPDTSRWLSIDCGADGLPFDDDLIIWDTDDGYIQSGLNELVRTKTSRNELNTLRAFPDKAVEHCYNVSAVTQTIRYIIRLGFYYGNYDGLSKPPRFDLFINHVKWTTVDTSINNGLPFYEEIIYQNEKSGSFKICLVQIKDGGVPLINSIETMVVFDELYPEMDTSATYSLVTRTNLGGPEVRYHIDTDEMYNRIWSKDATPYTRVTGFPDFNTYENNPPITILEDAIVANGSDPITLIVNLPQSTQQSAYIVLYLTNLGNPFDSNQTTTLKFEINSQDQGTVNSTGNGKTTVVAKYPVTVSGPTINITLSLADEFSLPPMISAMEVFTKWDTGPSKSTAAAEFFSFAYSLILLCMLVLVV from the exons ATGGAGAAAGCTAAATGGATTTTTTTGGCATTCCTAGCCATGCAGCTTCTTTCATCTTTTTCCCAAG AACCTGATACGTCGAGGTGGCTGAGCATTGATTGTGGTGCTGATGGTTTACCCTTCGATGACGACCTAATCATATGGGATACTGATGACGGTTACATTCAAAGCGGATTAAATGAACTAGTTCGTACAAAAACATCTAGGAATGAGCTCAACACCCTCCGGGCTTTCCCTGACAAAGCAGTAGAGCACTGCTACAATGTGTCTGCTGTGACACAAACGATCAGATATATAATCCGGCTAGGGTTCTATTATGGTAACTACGACGGTCTGTCTAAACCTCCAAGATTTGATCTCTTTATTAACCATGTAAAATGGACAACAGTCGACACATCCATAAACAATGGTCTGCCATTTTATGAAGAAATCATATACCAAAACGAAAAATCAGGGTCCTTCAAGATTTGCTTAGTACAAATCAAAGATGGAGGGGTACCATTGATCAATTCCATTGAAACTATGGTAGTATTCGATGAATTGTATCCAGAGATGGATACTAGTGCAACATATAGTCTTGTCACCAGGACCAACCTTGGGGGGCCAGAAGTAAG gTATCACATTGATACTGATGAGATGTACAACCGAATATGGAGCAAGGATGCTACGCCTTACACCAGGGTTACTGGTTTCCCAGATTTTAACACATACGAGAATAACCCTCCTATTACTATATTGGAAGATGCCATTGTAGCTAATGGATCTGACCCTATCACCTTAATCGTTAATCTTCCACAATCGACCCAACAATCAGCTTACATTGTTCTGTATTTAACAAATCTAGGTAACCCTTTCGATTCTAACCAAACTACaacattgaaatttgaaatcaacAGTCAGGATCAAGGGACAGTGAATTCAACAGGTAACGGAAAGACTACAGTAGTAGCCAAGTACCCTGTGACGGTATCAGGCCCAACTATTAATATAACATTGTCACTTGCTGATGAGTTCAGCTTGCCACCAATGATCTCTGCAATGGAGGTGTTCACCAAATGGGATACTGGTCCTAGCAAATCCACAGCAGCAGCAGAATTTTTCTCCTTTGCATATTCACTGATATTACTTTGTATGCTTGTATTGGTGGTATGA
- the LOC108223128 gene encoding uncharacterized protein LOC108223128 — protein MAWLRSAMNKAVEVGNKSNLTRAMKNYTDSVVHQAGQAVAEGAKLLQDRIGAKSFKSFKQTVKRLEEASVSFRGQERTLLIKKWLIALKETEEYKERSLEQHQPSDEVKENQKKPSIVLYFDYDMGGEPLNFRDVFLYSQALEGITISMILEPPNEEEVPLLLLLFGFCLTGGKEFHHAIVSSIQDLSNAFSSYKDEVLVKREELLQFAQSAISGLKMNADIGRIDAEASLLKKKLDQIVARSEAKGESHETASKETTVSTIEDLKEALAHVRICSRLEGLLLKKKSLASGDSPEVHTQKVDKLKLLSESLASSKTKAEKRITEQRVQKEEALKFRVIKTSEVDEIEKEITAEVAELEKQRDELEAALKKVNISLAAANARLHNAREERDQFYEANDQIVAHLKTKEDELSRSVGSCAKEADVLSTWMNFMEDTWALQSSTTETKEKEVRVELERHENYFVNLVIQLLSTYKNGLKPSIDRIEKFVKNLKSLNEGSREPSAVDSKEVHPRKNLEEEYLDYETKIITTFSVVDNIKEQFYSQLGTHSSKEDTIIKELLDNIEKLRVEFEAIERPTLELETPEEAESTVNEAETLAHEKDNLSAENLEGNHSTTMEAAKSPKSKKNEHSDSPSTKSEQVLDAEAELAKLESEFGKDYSADEVNDWELDELERELRSGDTTSSK, from the exons ATGGCGTGGCTCCGATCGGCGATGAATAAGGCGGTGGAGGTAGGGAATAAGAGCAATCTCACCCGCGCCATGAAGAATTACACCGATTCCGTTGTTCACCAAGCCGGTCAAGCCGTTGCTGAGGGCGCTAAGCTTTTGCAAGATCGTATC GGAGCCAagagttttaaaagttttaagcAGACGGTTAAAAGATTAGAAGAAGCTTCTGTATCTTTTAGGGGCCAAGAAAGGACCCTGCTGATAAAAAAATGGTTGATAGCTCTCAAAGAAACTGAGGAATATAAAGAAAGGAGTCTCGAACAGCATCAACCTTCTGATGAAGTGAAGGAAAATCAGAAAAAACCGTCTATA GTTTTATATTTTGACTATGACATGGGTGGTGAGCCACTGAATTTTCGTGATGTTTTTCTCTATAGTCAAGCTTTGGAGGGAATCACAATATCAATG ATTCTTGAACCACCAAATGAGGAAGAAGTTCCTCTACTCCTACTGCTCTTTgg GTTCTGTCTTACTGGTGGGAAAGAATTTCATCATGCAATAGTGAGCAGTATTCAGGACCTGTCAAATGCCTTTTCTAGCTACAAAGATGAAGTGCTG GTCAAGCGGGAGGAACTTCTTCAGTTTGCACAAAGTGCTATATCAGGATTAAAAATGAATGCCGATATTGGAAG GATAGATGCTGAAGCTTCTTTACTTAAGAAAAAGCTTGATCAAATAGTAGCAAGATCAGAGGCTAAAGGTGAAAGCCATGAAACAGCCTCTAAAGAAACAACTGTTTCTACAATAGAG GATCTGAAAGAAGCTCTTGCCCATGTAAGAATTTGCTCTAGATTGGAAGGGCTTTTACTGAAGAAAAAATCTCTTGCTAGTGGAGACTCCCCTGAGGTTCACACTCAAAAG GTTGATAAGCTAAAACTTTTGTCCGAATCTCTTGCTAGCTCCAAAACAAAGGCTGAGAAGCGCATCACAGAACAAAG AGTGCAGAAAGAAGAGGCGTTGAAATTTCGCGTTATAAAAACAAGTGAAGTTGATGAAATAGAGAAG GAAATAACTGCTGAAGTTGCTGAACTAGAGAAGCAGAGAGATGAACTAGAAGCTGCATTGAAGAAG GTCAACATCTCACTGGCAGCTGCTAATGCGCGGCTACACAATGCAAGGGAAGAAAGGGACCAGTTTTATGAGGCTAATGATCAGATTGTTGCACACTTGAAAACTAAG GAAGACGAGCTGTCAAGATCCGTGGGATCATGTGCAAAAGAAGCAGATGTTCTTAGTACTTGGATGAACTTCATGGAAGATACTTGGGCTTTGCAGTCCTCGACTACAGAAACCAAGGAAAAGGAGGTCAG GGTTGAACTGGAGAGGCACGaaaattattttgtaaacttgGTCATCCAACTACTTTCTACGTATAAG AATGGTTTGAAGCCTTCAATTGATCGTATTGAAAAGTTCGTTAAGAATTTGAAGAGTTTAAATGAAGG GTCAAGAGAGCCATCCGCTGTTGATTCCAAAGAAGTACACCCGAGGAAAAATCTTGAGGAGGAATATCTCGACTATGAAACTAAG ATTATAACGACTTTTAGTGTAGTGGATAATATTAAAGAGCAGTTTTATTCTCAACTAGGAACACATTCCAG CAAAGAAGATACCATAATCAAAGAACTCCTtgataatatagaaaaattaaGAGTGGAATTTGAAGCAATAGAGAGACCGACTTTAGAGTTGGAAACACCAGAAGAGGCAGAAAGTACCGTCAACGAAGCAGAAACTCTAGCCCACGAAAAAGATAATTTATCTGCTGAGAATCTGGAAGGGAATCATTCAACGACAATGGAGGCTGCAAAGTCACCTAAAAGTAAGAAAAATGAACACTCAGACTCGCCTTCAACAAAGTCGGAGCAAGTTCTGGATGCAGAGGCGGAATTAGCCAAATTAGAGTCCGAGTTTGGAAAAGATTACTCAGCAGACGAAGTCAATGACTGGGAACTTGACGAGCTTGAAAGGGAACTGAGATCTGGTGATACGACAAGTAGCAAATAA